A single Roseinatronobacter monicus DNA region contains:
- a CDS encoding ABC transporter ATP-binding protein, whose protein sequence is MQNLIEIKGVRHAYRTDAGPLPVLDGLDVSVPEGGFVAVVGPSGCGKSTLTRLIAGLMKPDEGEVWLHGERVKGPRATVGMAFQNPVLLEWRTILKNVLLPLEIVPTKLSKKQAEERARFLLSLVGLEGFEDKRPSELSGGMRQRASLCRALIHQPDVLILDEPFGALDAFTREDLWQTMHRVKEREPFTAVLITHDLRESIFLADQVVVLSGRPARTQYVLDIPSNGPRTLDDLYTPEAAEQLNILRHQIQIAQGRAPAEEARA, encoded by the coding sequence ATGCAAAATCTTATTGAAATAAAGGGTGTGCGGCACGCTTATCGCACCGATGCCGGGCCGCTGCCTGTGCTTGACGGATTGGATGTGTCGGTGCCTGAAGGTGGCTTTGTCGCTGTGGTCGGCCCCTCCGGGTGTGGCAAGTCCACACTGACACGCCTGATCGCCGGGCTGATGAAGCCTGACGAGGGCGAAGTCTGGCTGCATGGCGAACGTGTTAAGGGGCCACGCGCGACTGTGGGCATGGCGTTCCAGAATCCGGTTTTGCTGGAATGGCGCACGATATTGAAAAACGTGCTGCTGCCGCTGGAAATCGTGCCTACCAAATTGTCGAAAAAACAGGCAGAGGAGCGTGCGCGCTTCTTGTTGTCCTTGGTGGGGCTTGAAGGGTTTGAAGACAAGCGCCCCTCGGAATTGTCGGGCGGTATGCGTCAGCGTGCCTCGCTGTGCCGCGCGCTGATCCACCAACCCGATGTTCTGATCCTTGACGAGCCGTTCGGCGCGCTTGATGCCTTCACCCGCGAGGATTTGTGGCAGACCATGCACCGCGTCAAGGAACGTGAACCGTTTACCGCCGTGCTGATCACGCATGATCTGCGCGAGTCGATCTTTCTGGCCGATCAGGTCGTGGTGCTGTCGGGGCGTCCGGCGCGCACGCAATATGTGCTGGATATCCCGTCGAATGGCCCGCGCACGCTGGACGATCTCTATACGCCCGAAGCGGCAGAGCAGTTGAATATCTTGCGCCACCAGATTCAAATCGCGCAAGGGCGCGCCCCGGCAGAGGAAGCGCGCGCATGA
- a CDS encoding ABC transporter substrate-binding protein, protein MLYRPMLAAIGLSALAVSAHAQTSMPFALDWRFEGPSAPYFVAIDKGYFADAGLEVEVTAGQGSLDAIPKVATGAFPVGFADINSLIKFLDQNPDAPVIGAMMVYDKPPFAIVGRKSLGIEAPSDLEGRILGAPPPDGAFAQWPIFVAETGIDASLVTIEPVGFPTREPSLAEGTVDAVTGFSFTSFLSTARLGVPEDDLTVILMADHGVDLYGNVVIVNTDFAEENPDAVSAFLEAVAKGWVDTIADPATAIESLVSRNPAMDGELELRRLELALEDSVVTDWVMENGMGIIDNDRFANSIEQIKLTYEYQTEPDASLYFTDAFLPEGGFKLD, encoded by the coding sequence ATGCTTTATCGTCCAATGCTTGCTGCAATCGGCCTGAGTGCCCTTGCAGTGTCTGCCCATGCCCAGACCTCAATGCCATTCGCATTGGACTGGCGCTTTGAAGGGCCGTCCGCGCCCTATTTTGTCGCCATCGACAAGGGCTATTTCGCAGATGCCGGGCTGGAGGTCGAAGTGACCGCCGGACAAGGCAGCCTTGATGCAATCCCAAAAGTAGCAACCGGGGCGTTTCCAGTTGGTTTCGCGGATATTAACAGCCTGATCAAGTTCCTTGACCAGAACCCTGACGCGCCCGTAATCGGCGCGATGATGGTCTATGACAAGCCGCCATTTGCGATTGTTGGTCGTAAATCGCTTGGGATCGAGGCACCCTCTGATCTGGAAGGCCGTATTCTGGGCGCGCCGCCCCCCGATGGGGCGTTCGCACAATGGCCGATCTTTGTGGCGGAAACCGGCATTGATGCAAGTCTTGTCACAATCGAACCCGTCGGCTTCCCCACACGAGAGCCGTCGCTGGCCGAAGGCACCGTCGATGCTGTAACGGGGTTCAGCTTCACGTCGTTCCTCAGCACCGCGCGTCTTGGCGTGCCAGAGGATGACCTGACTGTTATCCTGATGGCAGATCACGGCGTTGATCTTTATGGCAATGTCGTCATCGTAAACACTGATTTTGCAGAAGAAAACCCTGATGCAGTCTCGGCATTTCTGGAAGCCGTTGCAAAAGGATGGGTCGACACAATCGCCGATCCTGCCACAGCGATTGAAAGCCTTGTCAGCCGCAACCCTGCGATGGATGGTGAGTTGGAGTTGCGCCGCCTTGAACTGGCGCTAGAAGATTCGGTCGTGACAGACTGGGTCATGGAAAACGGGATGGGCATTATCGACAATGACCGTTTCGCCAACTCAATCGAGCAGATCAAGCTGACTTACGAGTATCAGACAGAACCTGACGCAAGCCTGTATTTTACAGATGCCTTCCTGCCAGAGGGTGGCTTCAAGCTGGACTAA
- the murC gene encoding UDP-N-acetylmuramate--L-alanine ligase → MSPATKLPTDIGPIHFIGIGGIGMSGIAEVLMTHGYHVQGSDLKASQITERLESLGAEVFIGQHSDNIGPAAVVVVSTAIRPDNPEFLEARRLGLPVVRRAEMLAELMRLRSNIAVAGTHGKTTTTTMVAALLDEGGLDPTVINGGVIHAYGSNARAGAGEWMVVEADESDGSFNRLPATMAIVTNIDPEHMEHWGDFDALRKGFYDFVSGIPFYGLAICCTDHPEVQALVAKLTDRRVVTFGFNAQADIRAINLRYEKGVALFDIALQDERRLIKGCALPMPGDHNVSNALAAVAVARHLGMNGAEIRSALAKFGGVNRRFTRVGEVGGVTIIDDYGHHPVEIAAVLKAARQALGGQGRVIAVHQPHRFTRLSSLFEEFCTCFNEADIVGIAPVYGAGEDPIPGASRDDLLAGLAAHGHRSVHAVSTEDELEALVREHAAPGDMVVCLGAGTISGWAHGLLPRLQAKAA, encoded by the coding sequence ATGAGCCCGGCCACGAAGCTGCCAACCGACATAGGACCAATACATTTCATAGGCATTGGTGGAATTGGTATGTCGGGCATTGCCGAGGTGTTGATGACACATGGCTACCATGTCCAAGGCTCTGACTTAAAGGCCAGCCAGATCACCGAAAGGCTGGAAAGCCTTGGGGCAGAGGTGTTCATTGGCCAGCATTCCGACAATATCGGCCCTGCCGCAGTGGTCGTCGTGTCCACTGCGATCAGACCCGACAATCCCGAATTTCTGGAGGCGCGCCGCCTTGGCTTGCCAGTGGTGCGCCGCGCCGAGATGCTGGCCGAACTGATGCGCCTGCGCTCGAATATCGCTGTGGCTGGTACACATGGCAAAACAACAACCACCACGATGGTGGCCGCATTGCTGGACGAAGGCGGGCTGGACCCGACTGTCATAAATGGCGGCGTGATCCATGCTTACGGGTCCAATGCACGGGCGGGCGCGGGCGAGTGGATGGTGGTCGAGGCGGATGAAAGCGACGGCTCGTTCAACCGTCTGCCCGCTACGATGGCGATTGTGACCAATATCGACCCCGAGCATATGGAACATTGGGGCGATTTTGACGCCTTGCGCAAAGGATTTTACGATTTCGTCTCGGGCATTCCATTCTACGGGCTGGCGATCTGCTGCACCGATCATCCCGAAGTTCAGGCGCTTGTGGCCAAGCTGACCGACCGGCGCGTCGTGACCTTTGGCTTTAACGCGCAGGCTGATATTCGCGCGATTAATCTGCGTTATGAAAAGGGCGTTGCCCTGTTCGACATCGCCCTTCAGGATGAGCGCCGCCTTATCAAAGGCTGCGCGCTGCCCATGCCGGGCGATCACAATGTCTCAAACGCTTTGGCGGCCGTCGCGGTCGCACGGCATCTGGGCATGAATGGCGCCGAAATCCGCAGCGCCCTTGCCAAATTCGGCGGCGTTAACCGGCGCTTTACCCGTGTGGGCGAAGTGGGCGGTGTGACTATTATTGATGATTACGGTCATCACCCCGTCGAGATTGCAGCCGTGCTTAAGGCCGCGCGACAGGCCCTTGGCGGGCAGGGGCGCGTCATTGCCGTGCACCAACCGCACCGCTTCACCCGCCTGTCGAGCCTGTTCGAGGAGTTTTGTACCTGCTTTAACGAGGCCGATATCGTTGGAATCGCGCCCGTATATGGGGCCGGAGAAGACCCGATACCGGGGGCCAGCCGCGATGATCTGCTGGCAGGGCTTGCGGCGCATGGCCACCGCTCGGTCCATGCTGTCAGCACCGAGGATGAACTTGAAGCGCTGGTGCGCGAACACGCTGCACCCGGTGACATGGTGGTGTGCCTTGGGGCTGGCACCATCTCTGGCTGGGCGCATGGGCTGTTGCCGCGGTTGCAGGCAAAGGCTGCGTAA
- the pdeM gene encoding ligase-associated DNA damage response endonuclease PdeM, which translates to MTICAFRYQAQDFIARPSGALFWPSQDALIVADLHLGKSARMARRGGALLPPFETRATLERLNAELTASGAARLICLGDSFDDDMAIAELGDARTLIEDMCRRHEALWITGNHDPAPGDLPGRIVPEAQIAGLTLRHIAALGPDISGHYHPKLRIAGQRLPAFLIGADHLILPAFGAYTGGLDHDAPALVGLVPVGRAIVTGRAARMVPLPLLAAPKGGRAQWARRRAGPPVSN; encoded by the coding sequence ATGACCATTTGTGCCTTTCGCTACCAAGCGCAGGACTTTATCGCGCGCCCCTCCGGCGCGCTATTCTGGCCGTCTCAGGACGCGTTGATCGTTGCGGACCTGCATTTGGGCAAATCGGCCCGCATGGCGCGGCGTGGGGGTGCGTTGCTGCCGCCCTTTGAAACCCGCGCCACGTTGGAGCGATTGAACGCTGAGCTGACAGCCAGTGGTGCTGCGCGGCTGATCTGTCTGGGCGACAGTTTTGACGATGATATGGCAATCGCGGAACTGGGGGACGCGCGCACCCTGATTGAAGATATGTGCCGCCGGCATGAAGCGCTGTGGATCACAGGCAACCATGACCCTGCGCCGGGTGATCTGCCGGGCCGCATTGTGCCTGAAGCGCAGATCGCCGGACTGACCCTGCGCCATATCGCAGCGCTTGGCCCTGATATTTCAGGGCATTACCATCCGAAATTGCGGATCGCAGGCCAGCGATTGCCTGCATTCCTGATCGGGGCGGATCATTTGATCCTGCCTGCATTCGGGGCCTATACTGGTGGCTTGGATCATGACGCGCCCGCGCTTGTCGGCCTTGTGCCCGTGGGGCGGGCAATCGTGACGGGCCGCGCGGCCCGCATGGTGCCCTTGCCCTTGCTTGCCGCGCCCAAGGGGGGCAGGGCGCAGTGGGCGCGCCGTCGCGCGGGGCCACCTGTATCGAATTAA
- a CDS encoding UDP-N-acetylglucosamine--N-acetylmuramyl-(pentapeptide) pyrophosphoryl-undecaprenol N-acetylglucosamine transferase produces the protein MAKPPLLLIAAGGTGGHMFPAQALAEAMLARGWRVKLSTDTRGARYAGGFPEAVKVEQVKAATFARGGLADKVMVPLRLVAGVLAASASMLIDRPRAVIGFGGYPTIPALSAAWALRVPRMIHEQNGVLGRVNQIFARRVNRLACGTWPTQMPDGIEAEFTGNPVRGAVLERAGAGYIPPGDYPMDLLVIGGSQGARILSDVVPEAIAALPEEIRRNLNVSHQAREEDIARVVAVYEAGGVAAEIAPFFNDIPRRLSECQLVISRAGASSVADISVIGRPSVLVPYAAAAANHQAANAKMLSSVDAAVVFPEAHFTAPALADSLESILTNPRAAQAMAQSALSAGRADATERLAEMVEALARKDTP, from the coding sequence ATGGCCAAACCGCCACTTCTACTTATCGCAGCCGGAGGGACCGGGGGGCATATGTTCCCCGCCCAGGCCTTGGCCGAGGCGATGCTGGCGCGGGGGTGGCGGGTGAAGCTGTCGACCGATACACGCGGTGCACGCTATGCGGGCGGCTTTCCTGAGGCGGTGAAGGTTGAGCAGGTCAAGGCCGCAACATTCGCGCGCGGCGGGCTGGCAGACAAGGTGATGGTGCCGTTGCGACTGGTGGCTGGTGTGCTTGCGGCAAGTGCCTCAATGCTGATCGACCGCCCGCGCGCCGTGATCGGCTTTGGCGGCTACCCGACCATTCCGGCCCTGTCGGCGGCATGGGCCTTGCGTGTGCCGCGCATGATCCACGAACAAAACGGTGTGCTGGGGCGGGTGAACCAGATTTTTGCGCGCAGGGTCAACCGGCTGGCCTGTGGCACATGGCCCACGCAAATGCCCGACGGCATCGAGGCAGAGTTCACCGGCAACCCCGTGCGCGGCGCGGTGCTGGAGCGCGCGGGCGCGGGATATATTCCGCCCGGCGATTATCCGATGGACCTGCTGGTGATTGGTGGCTCGCAGGGCGCGCGCATCCTGTCAGATGTGGTGCCCGAAGCCATCGCAGCCCTGCCAGAAGAGATCAGGCGCAACCTCAATGTGTCGCATCAGGCGCGCGAAGAAGATATCGCGCGTGTCGTGGCCGTTTATGAAGCAGGTGGCGTCGCTGCCGAAATCGCGCCGTTCTTCAACGATATTCCCCGCCGCCTGTCCGAATGCCAGTTGGTTATCAGCCGGGCGGGGGCCTCATCCGTGGCTGATATTTCGGTAATCGGGCGCCCGTCTGTGCTGGTGCCCTATGCGGCGGCTGCGGCCAATCATCAGGCGGCGAACGCCAAGATGCTGTCATCGGTGGATGCCGCAGTCGTATTTCCCGAAGCGCATTTCACTGCGCCAGCACTTGCCGACAGTCTGGAATCCATCCTGACCAATCCACGGGCCGCGCAGGCGATGGCGCAGTCGGCCCTGTCTGCGGGCCGCGCCGATGCAACCGAGCGGCTGGCCGAGATGGTCGAAGCCCTTGCCAGAAAGGACACACCATGA
- a CDS encoding ABC transporter permease, giving the protein MTVWKTVRGIGVPLIAVVVFLLFWEWLVWVNGWPKFKMAAPSDLPPAYERHWDLFLTMGWQTLWRTVLGLFLAVLFGTLLGMIMGFSRLMRDALYPLLVGFNAIPKATVVPIVALMFVGQHDFNTVLLAFMISFFPIAVSVSIGLSTLEPEYRDILRSLGASQATIFWKIALPKTLPEFFGALKVAVTLAFIGTNLMEIVSPHGRGLGALFDSGRTNSDFPLMFAVLIALAFLGIVLYYIVVALEKIFAGWAERAPG; this is encoded by the coding sequence ATGACCGTTTGGAAAACAGTGCGTGGTATTGGCGTGCCCCTGATCGCGGTCGTCGTGTTTCTGTTGTTCTGGGAATGGCTGGTCTGGGTGAATGGCTGGCCCAAATTCAAGATGGCGGCCCCGTCTGATCTGCCCCCTGCCTATGAGCGGCACTGGGATTTGTTCCTGACGATGGGCTGGCAGACTTTGTGGCGCACTGTGCTGGGGCTGTTTCTGGCCGTTTTGTTCGGCACACTTCTGGGCATGATCATGGGCTTTTCGCGGCTGATGCGCGATGCGCTTTATCCGCTGCTGGTGGGGTTCAACGCCATTCCCAAGGCAACCGTCGTGCCCATCGTGGCGCTGATGTTCGTAGGGCAGCATGATTTCAACACGGTGCTGCTGGCCTTCATGATCTCGTTCTTCCCCATTGCGGTGTCCGTCTCGATCGGGCTGTCCACTCTGGAGCCAGAGTATCGTGATATTCTGCGCTCGCTCGGGGCGTCTCAGGCGACGATTTTCTGGAAGATCGCGCTGCCAAAGACGTTGCCGGAATTTTTTGGTGCGTTGAAAGTGGCGGTGACACTGGCCTTTATCGGCACCAACCTGATGGAGATTGTCAGCCCGCATGGGCGGGGCTTGGGCGCATTGTTTGACAGCGGGCGCACCAATTCCGATTTCCCGCTGATGTTCGCAGTCTTGATCGCCTTGGCGTTCCTTGGGATCGTTCTGTATTACATCGTCGTGGCACTGGAGAAAATCTTTGCAGGCTGGGCCGAGCGCGCGCCGGGCTGA
- a CDS encoding ligase-associated DNA damage response DEXH box helicase — MPGLDQTCTSELPAPLARWFAAQNWAPHPHQLQMLHATGNALLIAPTGGGKTLAGFLATLSAACTGDMGAGLHTLYVSPLKALTHDIGRNLARPVADLGLSLRVEDRTGDTSATQRARQRVDPPQVLLTTPESLALMLSYPEAPKIFGSLARVVIDEIHALAESPRGDQLMLCLSRLRSLAPRIQVAGLSATVENPAALAQFMGGADLIAADPGPKPDIAMLPTTAAPPWSGAGGAYAARDVLRAIADARLTLVFINTRAQAELFFQALWAVNDDNLAIGLHHGSLSKEARLRVEGAMADGALRAVVATGSLDLGLDWGDVDLVIQVGAPKNIKRLVQRIGRANHRFDTPSRARIVPANRFEVLECLAALQAVEAGELDGDGRAPIGGLDVLCQHILLLACGAPLDADALFAEVTSAGPYADLTRADFDACLDFAATGGYALRAYDRWQRLVLRGGLWHLRDPRAAKAIRMNIGTIVAPELLSVRRGPRGGAPLGQIEESFAASLSPGDTFLIGGQTVRYDRLRDMIVEVTPQPTREPKIAVFNGLKMATSTELSARVLTLIGDRAAWGALPAHIRDWLALQARVARLPHPGTMTCESFQRGGRWYFALYSFAGRNANQTLGLLLTHRMERDALAPLGFVATDYATLIWGLEPVRDPAPLLDPEGLRAGLHDWLAENAMMKRSFRSVATVAGLIQRNLPGARKSGKQATFSSDILYDTLRKYDPDHVLLKITQASAMRGLADFGRIEEMLRTRAQIVHSIAPHVTPFAAPLMLEAGRIPIKGAGSARLLEDEAARMMAEAGLTLDGVDGKTLA, encoded by the coding sequence ATGCCCGGCTTAGACCAGACTTGCACAAGTGAACTGCCAGCGCCGCTCGCGCGCTGGTTCGCGGCGCAGAATTGGGCACCGCATCCCCACCAGTTGCAGATGCTGCATGCCACAGGAAATGCCCTGCTGATTGCACCCACGGGCGGGGGCAAAACGCTGGCGGGGTTTCTGGCAACCCTTTCGGCTGCGTGCACGGGCGATATGGGGGCAGGCCTGCACACGCTCTATGTCTCGCCCCTCAAGGCGCTGACCCATGACATTGGCCGCAATCTGGCGCGCCCTGTGGCTGATCTGGGGCTGTCCTTGCGCGTTGAGGACCGCACTGGCGATACATCCGCCACACAGCGCGCGCGCCAGCGTGTGGACCCGCCGCAGGTTCTGCTGACGACACCGGAAAGCCTTGCGCTGATGCTGTCCTATCCCGAAGCGCCGAAAATCTTTGGATCGCTGGCGCGGGTGGTGATCGACGAAATTCATGCACTGGCAGAGTCGCCGCGTGGGGATCAGTTAATGCTGTGCCTGTCACGGTTGCGCAGCCTTGCGCCGCGGATTCAGGTGGCAGGGCTGTCGGCCACAGTTGAGAACCCTGCCGCATTGGCGCAATTCATGGGCGGCGCTGACCTCATCGCGGCGGACCCCGGCCCCAAGCCCGATATTGCGATGCTGCCCACCACGGCTGCGCCGCCGTGGTCCGGGGCAGGCGGGGCCTATGCCGCGCGCGATGTGCTGCGCGCGATTGCAGACGCGCGCCTGACGCTGGTGTTCATCAATACCCGCGCGCAGGCAGAACTGTTCTTTCAGGCGCTCTGGGCTGTGAATGACGACAACCTTGCCATAGGGCTGCATCATGGCAGCCTGTCGAAAGAGGCGCGTTTGCGCGTTGAGGGCGCGATGGCGGATGGCGCGTTGCGCGCTGTGGTGGCGACGGGCAGTCTGGATCTGGGGCTGGATTGGGGCGATGTGGATCTGGTCATTCAGGTTGGCGCGCCCAAGAACATCAAGCGGCTGGTGCAGCGTATCGGGCGGGCGAACCACCGCTTCGACACACCCTCGCGCGCGCGGATCGTACCGGCCAACCGCTTTGAGGTGCTGGAATGTCTCGCCGCGCTGCAAGCGGTTGAGGCGGGCGAGTTGGATGGCGACGGGCGCGCACCTATCGGCGGACTGGATGTGCTGTGTCAGCATATCCTGCTGCTGGCCTGCGGCGCACCGCTTGACGCGGATGCGCTGTTTGCCGAGGTCACAAGCGCTGGTCCCTATGCGGACCTGACGCGCGCGGATTTCGACGCCTGCCTCGATTTCGCGGCCACGGGGGGCTATGCGCTGCGCGCCTATGACCGGTGGCAACGGTTGGTCTTGCGGGGTGGCCTGTGGCATCTGCGCGACCCGCGCGCAGCTAAGGCAATCCGTATGAATATCGGCACCATTGTTGCGCCAGAGTTGCTGAGCGTGCGGCGCGGGCCGCGTGGTGGTGCGCCCTTGGGCCAGATCGAGGAGAGTTTTGCCGCCTCGCTCAGCCCCGGCGACACCTTCCTGATCGGCGGGCAGACGGTGCGCTATGATCGTTTGCGCGACATGATTGTCGAAGTGACACCCCAACCCACGCGAGAACCCAAGATCGCCGTGTTCAATGGCTTGAAAATGGCGACCTCGACCGAATTGTCGGCACGCGTTCTGACCTTGATCGGGGACCGTGCGGCATGGGGGGCGCTGCCCGCACATATCCGCGACTGGCTGGCGCTTCAGGCGAGGGTTGCACGCCTGCCGCACCCCGGCACTATGACCTGCGAGAGTTTTCAGCGCGGTGGGCGGTGGTATTTCGCGCTCTATTCCTTTGCGGGGCGCAACGCCAATCAGACCCTTGGCCTGTTGCTGACCCATAGGATGGAGCGTGATGCGCTGGCCCCATTGGGCTTTGTTGCCACGGATTATGCGACCCTGATCTGGGGGTTGGAGCCGGTGCGCGATCCCGCGCCCCTGCTGGACCCCGAAGGCCTGCGCGCGGGCTTGCACGACTGGCTGGCGGAAAATGCCATGATGAAGCGCAGCTTCCGCTCGGTCGCCACAGTGGCGGGGCTGATCCAGCGCAACCTGCCCGGCGCGCGCAAATCCGGCAAGCAGGCGACATTTTCCAGCGATATCCTTTATGACACCTTGCGCAAATATGACCCCGATCATGTGCTCTTAAAGATCACGCAGGCCAGCGCGATGCGCGGGCTGGCGGATTTCGGGCGGATCGAGGAAATGCTGCGCACCCGCGCGCAAATTGTGCACTCGATCGCCCCCCATGTCACGCCCTTCGCAGCCCCCCTGATGCTGGAAGCGGGGCGCATTCCCATCAAAGGGGCTGGCAGTGCGCGCCTGCTGGAAGACGAGGCCGCGCGCATGATGGCAGAAGCGGGCTTGACGCTGGACGGCGTTGACGGAAAAACACTGGCATGA
- a CDS encoding YcgN family cysteine cluster protein, translating into MTVRDRFWEDIPLRQMTNEEWEALCDGCGRCCLNKLEDIDTDELIFTRVACRLFDDTTCRCANYAERKRIVPECVVLTPDTLKDIAYWMPETCAYRLLHDGQRLPDWHPLVTGDPASTLASGISMLGRTVPEHAIPVEDWEDYPLDD; encoded by the coding sequence ATGACAGTCAGAGACAGATTTTGGGAAGATATCCCCCTGCGCCAGATGACCAATGAAGAATGGGAAGCGCTGTGCGATGGCTGCGGGCGATGCTGCCTGAACAAACTGGAAGATATCGACACGGACGAGTTGATCTTTACCCGTGTCGCCTGCCGCTTGTTCGATGATACAACCTGCCGCTGCGCCAATTACGCAGAGCGCAAGCGCATCGTGCCGGAATGTGTGGTGCTGACCCCTGACACGTTGAAGGACATCGCCTATTGGATGCCAGAAACCTGCGCCTACCGCCTGTTGCATGACGGCCAGCGCCTGCCCGACTGGCACCCGCTGGTCACGGGCGATCCTGCCTCAACGCTGGCATCGGGCATTTCCATGCTGGGCCGTACTGTGCCCGAACATGCGATTCCGGTTGAGGATTGGGAAGATTACCCGCTGGACGACTGA
- a CDS encoding FtsW/RodA/SpoVE family cell cycle protein, producing MTEMVYGTAPARVVEPVIPRWWRTIDKVTLTSVLLLMAVGLLLGLAASPPLATRNGLPPFFYVQRQVFFGILGVLAMILLSMCAPERIRRFAVLGFFVSLLALMLLPFFGTDFGKGAVRWFSLGFGSFQPSEFLKPMLAVFAAWLFAAGREPNGPPGQALSLGFTMLVLALLVIQPDFGQAALVAAGWMVMYFIAGAPIFLLLGFAGVVLAGGYTAYHNSEHFARRIDGFLTAEVDPRTQMGYAQNAISEGGFFGTGVGEGRVKWNLPDAHTDFIIAVAAEEYGLILVLFIIGLYATILIRSLFRLMRERDTFIRLAGTGIVVVFSIQAMINMGVAVRLLPSKGMTLPFVSYGGSSLLATGMAIGMLLAFTRVRPQGEIGDMLSRRVHS from the coding sequence ATGACGGAAATGGTATATGGCACCGCGCCCGCGCGCGTGGTGGAACCGGTCATCCCGCGGTGGTGGCGGACCATAGACAAGGTGACATTGACATCAGTGCTGCTGCTTATGGCCGTCGGGCTGTTGCTGGGGCTTGCCGCCTCGCCGCCACTGGCCACGCGCAACGGGTTGCCGCCGTTTTTCTATGTTCAAAGGCAGGTATTTTTCGGCATCCTTGGCGTGCTGGCGATGATCCTTTTGTCAATGTGCGCGCCCGAACGTATCCGCCGCTTCGCGGTGCTAGGCTTTTTCGTTTCATTGCTGGCCCTGATGCTGTTGCCGTTTTTCGGCACGGATTTCGGCAAGGGTGCCGTGCGGTGGTTCAGCCTTGGCTTTGGGTCATTCCAGCCATCCGAATTCCTGAAACCCATGCTTGCGGTTTTTGCCGCTTGGCTGTTCGCTGCGGGCCGAGAACCCAACGGCCCACCGGGGCAGGCGTTGTCCTTGGGCTTTACGATGCTGGTTCTGGCGCTGCTGGTTATTCAACCGGATTTCGGGCAGGCCGCGCTGGTCGCGGCTGGCTGGATGGTGATGTATTTCATCGCCGGTGCACCGATCTTTTTGTTGCTGGGCTTTGCAGGTGTGGTGCTGGCAGGGGGCTATACCGCCTATCACAATTCCGAGCATTTTGCCCGCCGTATCGATGGCTTTCTGACGGCCGAGGTCGATCCGCGCACCCAGATGGGCTATGCTCAGAACGCAATCTCCGAAGGGGGTTTCTTTGGCACAGGTGTGGGCGAGGGGCGCGTGAAATGGAACCTGCCTGATGCGCATACCGATTTCATCATTGCAGTGGCGGCCGAAGAATACGGTCTGATCCTCGTGCTGTTCATCATCGGGCTATATGCCACAATCCTGATACGTTCGCTGTTTCGGCTGATGCGCGAACGCGATACATTTATCCGTCTGGCGGGCACCGGGATCGTGGTTGTCTTCTCGATTCAGGCGATGATTAACATGGGTGTTGCGGTCCGGTTGTTGCCGTCGAAAGGCATGACTTTGCCGTTCGTGTCCTATGGGGGGTCATCATTGCTTGCGACCGGCATGGCAATTGGTATGCTTCTGGCATTCACACGGGTAAGGCCGCAAGGCGAAATTGGCGACATGTTGTCGCGGCGTGTGCATTCCTAA
- a CDS encoding methyltransferase produces MTTWLHLERMAAVDAALRACNPTSVLDLGCGDGDFFLRLAALPEITRLVGIEIDAEAVAQLEARLHAQDSAARADVRLGSLLSPDPSLTGFDCAVMIEVIEHLDPAHLSQLERALFLVLRPRHIILTTPNAEFNPLLGVPAHRFRHPGHRFEWTRARFRDWGRRVARQGKAHVAFHDIGGAHPDLGGASQMAVFHMDEC; encoded by the coding sequence GTGACCACGTGGCTGCATCTAGAGCGGATGGCGGCGGTCGATGCCGCGCTGCGGGCCTGCAACCCCACATCTGTGCTCGACCTCGGCTGTGGCGATGGGGATTTCTTCTTGCGACTGGCCGCGCTGCCGGAAATCACCCGATTGGTGGGCATCGAGATTGACGCAGAGGCCGTTGCCCAGCTGGAAGCACGCCTGCACGCGCAAGACAGCGCCGCGCGCGCCGATGTCAGGCTTGGGTCGTTGCTGTCACCAGACCCGTCATTGACCGGGTTTGATTGTGCCGTGATGATCGAGGTGATCGAGCATCTGGACCCTGCGCATCTGTCCCAGTTGGAGCGGGCGCTGTTTTTGGTGCTGCGTCCGCGCCACATTATCCTGACAACACCAAATGCCGAATTTAACCCGCTGCTGGGCGTGCCCGCGCACCGCTTCCGCCACCCCGGCCACCGCTTTGAATGGACACGCGCACGGTTCCGCGACTGGGGGCGGCGTGTGGCGCGACAAGGCAAGGCGCATGTCGCATTTCACGATATTGGTGGCGCGCATCCTGACTTGGGCGGGGCAAGCCAGATGGCGGTATTTCACATGGACGAATGCTGA